The window TTTTGATTGTGGTAGAGGTTGTGGTTTTGAGATCAGAGAGAAGGCAGATGATCTTAATGTTAATTTAAAAACAGTTTATCTTGGTGATGAATACATTGAGATGTTAAAACATCCAAAGCACGGCATTGGTGCTGGATTTAATCCATGTGTTGATTGTAGAACTATGATGTTTAATGCTGCAAAAAAACACATGGAGGAGATTGGAGCCGAGTTTATAATTTCAGGAGAAGTGTTAGGACAAAGACCAATGAGTCAACATGCTCCTTCATTAAGAACTATAGAAAAAGATTCAGGACTTGTTGGAAAAATAGTTAGACCATTATCTGCAGCATTACTTCCAGAAACAGATCCTGAAAAAAATGGATTGATCAAAAGAGAGAATCTTGGAATGATCAGAGGTAGAACTAGAAGAGCTCAATTAGAGATGGCAAAAAAATATGGAATTGAAAATCCTCCTAATGCTGGTGGTGGATGTTTGTTGACTGATCCAACATTTGGATTACGTGCAAAAGATTTGTTTTCACATACAGAAACACCTACGATAAATGATATTGATTTATTAAAAATTGGAAGACATTTTAGATTAGATGAACAAACTAAATTTGTTGTTGGAAGAAATAAAGATGAAAATGAAATGATAAAAGCAATTGCATTACCTAGTGATGTTTTATTTCAGGCTCGTGATCATATGGGACCTGTTTCAATTCTTCGCGGAAAAGATACTGAGGAATATGAAAAACTTGTGTCAGCTGTAACCTTAAGATATTCAGATGCACCAAAAGGAGAACAAGCATCAGTCATTATCAACAAGAATAATGTAAAAGAAGAAATCATCACACAATCTGTTGAAGAAGAGTCTTACATTAAATTTAGAATTTAGGCACAAAAAAAATTTAAAATTAGTTAAAACTAAGGAAGAGTTTTTGAAGGAGTAGATCGCATTTTACTCAAGGATGCAAAAACAAGAAAATCCCACGTATTTGAAAGCGATAACTATACGAGACATCAGTGATGTTCATTCTATAAAAGAAGACATC is drawn from Candidatus Nitrosarchaeum limnium SFB1 and contains these coding sequences:
- a CDS encoding tRNA (5-methylaminomethyl-2-thiouridylate)-methyltransferase, translated to MYDAKFVYWVLIFMIVTEEKKKVVALLSGGLDSQLAVRMMQEQGFEVSAVAIKTPFCDFDCGRGCGFEIREKADDLNVNLKTVYLGDEYIEMLKHPKHGIGAGFNPCVDCRTMMFNAAKKHMEEIGAEFIISGEVLGQRPMSQHAPSLRTIEKDSGLVGKIVRPLSAALLPETDPEKNGLIKRENLGMIRGRTRRAQLEMAKKYGIENPPNAGGGCLLTDPTFGLRAKDLFSHTETPTINDIDLLKIGRHFRLDEQTKFVVGRNKDENEMIKAIALPSDVLFQARDHMGPVSILRGKDTEEYEKLVSAVTLRYSDAPKGEQASVIINKNNVKEEIITQSVEEESYIKFRI